One genomic window of Hymenobacter sp. J193 includes the following:
- a CDS encoding energy transducer TonB — MKHLFFILLLVASAQVAQAQQTTVLKPGQRGVPRHSSANRPDVLPKFPGGAEALGEFLQMNIQYPEAARAKGVTGQVLMGFRVEADGRVTDPHIIQGLTPECDAEALRVLQMMPAWLPAKRKGETLAMPVQLPFTFGSAANLEIEKGKVKFE; from the coding sequence ATGAAACATCTGTTCTTCATCCTGCTGCTCGTAGCTTCGGCCCAAGTGGCCCAGGCCCAGCAAACCACGGTGCTGAAACCTGGCCAGCGGGGCGTGCCGCGCCATTCCTCGGCCAACCGGCCCGATGTATTGCCCAAGTTCCCGGGCGGGGCCGAGGCCCTGGGCGAATTTCTGCAGATGAACATCCAGTATCCGGAGGCCGCGCGGGCTAAGGGCGTTACGGGGCAGGTGCTGATGGGCTTCCGCGTGGAGGCCGACGGGCGCGTAACGGATCCGCACATCATTCAGGGCCTTACGCCGGAGTGCGACGCCGAGGCCCTGCGCGTGCTGCAGATGATGCCCGCCTGGCTGCCGGCCAAGCGCAAAGGCGAAACCCTAGCCATGCCGGTGCAGCTGCCCTTCACCTTCGGCTCGGCCGCCAACCTGGAAATTGAAAAGGGTAAAGTAAAATTTGAGTAA
- a CDS encoding S8 family serine peptidase encodes MRIPVFICLLGLSALPLTSQAQSSAPVAPALPAPQWHLLDPKADGVQGISAQRAYQELLSKRVASPVIVAVIDGGIDTTHADLKRVLWRNSKEIAGNGKDDDRNGYVDDVYGWNFLGGKDGRNVDVESYEDTRLYAKLKPLYEGKARTAVPEAKRAEYDLYQQVKKSYKTHYDEDHAQYTQIKAVYEQTQQLADKLRRELGVSRLDTATLRNPTTPDEQLREWL; translated from the coding sequence ATGCGTATCCCCGTTTTTATCTGTTTGCTGGGCCTGAGTGCTCTGCCGCTTACCTCCCAGGCTCAATCTTCGGCCCCGGTAGCCCCGGCCCTCCCTGCCCCGCAGTGGCATTTGCTCGACCCCAAAGCCGACGGGGTGCAGGGAATCAGCGCCCAGCGGGCTTACCAGGAGCTGCTCAGCAAGCGGGTAGCCTCGCCGGTCATCGTAGCCGTGATTGATGGCGGTATTGATACCACGCACGCGGACCTGAAGCGGGTGCTCTGGCGTAATTCCAAGGAAATTGCCGGCAACGGTAAGGATGATGACCGCAACGGCTACGTGGACGACGTGTACGGCTGGAATTTCCTGGGTGGCAAAGACGGCCGCAACGTGGACGTGGAATCCTACGAAGACACCCGCCTCTACGCCAAGCTAAAACCTCTGTATGAAGGCAAAGCCCGCACGGCCGTGCCCGAGGCCAAGCGGGCCGAGTACGACCTCTACCAGCAAGTAAAGAAGTCCTACAAAACCCACTACGACGAAGACCACGCGCAGTACACGCAGATCAAGGCCGTGTATGAGCAAACCCAGCAGCTGGCCGACAAGCTGCGCCGGGAGCTGGGCGTTTCGCGCCTCGATACCGCTACTCTGCGCAACCCTACTACGCCCGATGAGCAGCTGCGCGAGTGGCTTTGA
- a CDS encoding S8 family serine peptidase — MYYLNLRQYDQPDLESVLKEMKEAYEQNKNLVEFSLDPAFNPRPIVGDNPDDTKDRSYGNRDVMGPDPMHGTHVAGIIAADRQNNLGVLGVAGGPVRIMAVRAVPNGDERDKDVANAIRYAVDNGAQIINMSFGKYFSPQRQAVEDAIKYAGSKGVLLVHSAGNEANNLDQVAQYPAARTLAGQPFPNLLTIGAAARTANEHLVADFSNYSPQQVDVFAPGVQIYSTLPGSEYGNLSGTSMAAPVVAGIAAVLKSYFPRLTAQDLKRIILQSAVPSKVQVRQPGTDKLVDFGTLSSTGGLVNLYQAVLLAQQQEAAATK; from the coding sequence ATGTACTACCTGAACCTGCGTCAGTACGACCAGCCCGACCTGGAATCGGTGCTGAAGGAGATGAAGGAGGCCTATGAGCAAAACAAGAACCTGGTAGAGTTTTCCCTCGACCCGGCCTTCAACCCGCGCCCCATCGTGGGCGACAACCCGGACGACACCAAGGACCGCAGCTACGGCAACCGCGACGTGATGGGCCCCGACCCCATGCACGGCACGCACGTGGCGGGCATCATTGCCGCCGACCGCCAGAACAACCTGGGCGTGCTGGGCGTGGCCGGCGGGCCGGTGCGCATCATGGCCGTGCGGGCCGTGCCCAACGGGGATGAGCGCGATAAGGACGTGGCCAACGCCATCCGCTACGCCGTGGACAACGGGGCGCAGATCATCAATATGAGCTTCGGCAAGTACTTCTCGCCCCAGCGCCAGGCCGTGGAAGACGCCATCAAGTACGCTGGCAGCAAGGGCGTGCTGCTGGTACACTCGGCCGGCAACGAAGCCAACAACCTCGACCAGGTGGCCCAGTACCCGGCGGCCCGCACCCTAGCCGGGCAGCCCTTCCCCAACCTATTGACCATTGGCGCTGCTGCCCGCACGGCCAATGAGCACCTTGTGGCCGATTTCTCCAACTACAGCCCTCAGCAGGTAGACGTGTTTGCGCCCGGCGTGCAAATCTACTCCACCTTGCCCGGCAGCGAATACGGCAACCTAAGTGGCACCAGCATGGCCGCGCCCGTGGTAGCTGGCATAGCTGCTGTACTAAAATCGTACTTCCCGCGCCTCACGGCCCAGGACCTCAAGCGCATTATCCTGCAATCGGCGGTACCCAGCAAGGTGCAGGTGCGCCAGCCTGGCACGGATAAGCTGGTGGATTTCGGCACGCTTTCCAGCACCGGCGGCCTCGTGAATCTGTACCAGGCCGTACTCCTGGCCCAGCAGCAGGAAGCCGCCGCTACGAAGTAA
- a CDS encoding ABC transporter ATP-binding protein: protein MNTSGQSGADVPKVKLTKENFQRGLRIFRFVLPYKALFIAGLLLLLLSSVSTMVMPKMLGYIVNIANHQTSALPTFVPKTITGIALVLFGVVLLQGIFSFFRIYFFSRVSEFTVRDIRRTLYQKLVTLPIPFFEQRRVGEITSRLTSDVANIQDTFTLTLAEFLRQILTLLAGVAFIMWESWRLSLFMLATFPPLVLLAFLFGRSIRKLAKQTQDELAKTNVIVEETLQGISSVKAFTSEQHEVARYGEGLSRTVQAALKSSLYRGGFVSFIIVAIFGGIFLVLWRGATYVELPLSDPRHLDMGDLVSFILYTMFIGASVAGLGEMYGKIQSSLGASERLLEILDETSEPVHQPHPANVPPLRLRGNIAYDHVEFRYPTRPDLPVLKDISFRIEAGEKVALVGPSGAGKSTIVQLLMHIYELSAGHISIDGHDINSLDLTELRQHIGIVPQETMLFGGTIRENILYGRPGAPDVDVIDAARRANAWQFISSFPEGLDTVVGERGIKLSGGQRQRVAIARAILKNPVILLLDEATSALDSESEKLVQQAMDELMQNRTSIIIAHRLSTIRKVDKILVIDGGRIVEQGSHEELSDNENGLYANLLKLQFELT, encoded by the coding sequence ATGAATACCAGTGGCCAGTCGGGGGCCGACGTCCCCAAGGTCAAGCTTACCAAAGAAAACTTCCAACGCGGGCTGCGGATTTTCCGCTTTGTACTACCGTATAAGGCACTTTTTATAGCAGGCCTGCTGCTGCTGCTGCTCAGCAGCGTATCCACGATGGTGATGCCCAAAATGCTGGGCTACATCGTCAATATTGCCAACCACCAGACGTCCGCGCTGCCGACTTTCGTGCCCAAGACTATTACCGGCATTGCGCTGGTGCTGTTCGGGGTAGTGCTGTTGCAGGGCATCTTTTCCTTTTTCCGGATTTACTTTTTCTCGCGGGTAAGCGAGTTCACCGTGCGCGACATCCGTCGCACGCTCTACCAGAAGCTCGTCACGCTACCCATTCCATTCTTCGAGCAGCGCCGGGTAGGCGAAATTACTTCCCGCCTGACCTCCGACGTAGCCAACATCCAGGACACGTTTACGCTCACGCTGGCCGAGTTCCTACGACAGATTCTGACTTTACTCGCCGGCGTGGCCTTCATTATGTGGGAGTCGTGGCGGCTGTCGTTGTTTATGCTGGCCACGTTTCCGCCGCTGGTGCTGCTGGCGTTTCTGTTCGGACGCAGCATCCGCAAGCTGGCCAAGCAAACCCAGGACGAGCTGGCCAAAACCAACGTTATCGTGGAGGAAACGCTGCAGGGCATCAGCTCGGTTAAGGCGTTTACCAGCGAGCAGCACGAAGTAGCGCGCTACGGTGAAGGCCTAAGCCGCACGGTGCAGGCCGCCCTGAAATCGAGTTTGTACCGCGGGGGCTTCGTGTCATTTATCATCGTGGCCATCTTCGGAGGCATCTTCCTGGTGCTCTGGCGCGGCGCTACCTACGTGGAGCTGCCCCTCTCCGACCCGCGCCACCTGGACATGGGCGACCTGGTATCGTTCATCCTCTACACCATGTTCATCGGTGCCTCGGTGGCCGGGCTGGGCGAGATGTACGGCAAGATCCAAAGCAGCCTGGGTGCCTCGGAGCGCCTGCTGGAAATCCTGGATGAAACCTCCGAGCCGGTACACCAGCCGCACCCCGCTAATGTGCCGCCCCTGCGCCTGCGCGGCAACATTGCGTACGACCACGTGGAGTTCCGCTATCCTACCCGCCCCGATTTGCCGGTGCTCAAGGACATCAGCTTCCGCATCGAAGCCGGGGAAAAAGTGGCGCTGGTGGGGCCTTCGGGCGCGGGCAAAAGCACCATTGTGCAGCTGCTAATGCATATCTACGAGCTCAGTGCCGGCCACATTAGCATTGATGGGCACGACATCAACTCCCTGGATCTGACGGAGCTGCGTCAGCACATCGGCATTGTGCCCCAGGAAACCATGCTGTTCGGCGGTACCATCCGCGAAAACATCCTCTACGGCCGCCCCGGTGCCCCCGACGTTGACGTTATCGACGCCGCCCGGCGGGCCAATGCCTGGCAATTTATCAGCTCCTTCCCCGAGGGCTTGGATACAGTGGTGGGCGAGCGGGGCATTAAGCTCTCGGGCGGGCAGCGCCAACGCGTGGCCATTGCCCGCGCCATCCTGAAAAACCCCGTTATCCTGCTCCTCGACGAAGCTACCTCGGCCCTCGACTCGGAAAGCGAGAAGCTGGTGCAGCAGGCCATGGACGAGCTCATGCAGAACCGCACCAGCATCATCATCGCGCACCGCCTGAGCACCATCCGCAAAGTGGATAAAATCCTGGTTATCGACGGCGGCCGCATCGTGGAGCAAGGCTCCCACGAGGAGCTCAGCGACAACGAAAACGGCCTCTACGCCAATCTGCTGAAGCTCCAGTTTGAGCTAACGTAG
- a CDS encoding sodium:solute symporter encodes MSFLDWLVLGGTLLFIVGYGTWRTRRAGNSLDGYLLGGRQARWWGVGLSIMATQASAVTFLSLPGQAYADGMRFIQFYFGLPLAMVLIAVVAVPIYSRLGVYTAYEFLQTRFDRRTRTLAASLFLVQRGFSNGLSLYAPALVLSAILGWDTTLTVCLLGAVMITYTVSGGTRAVTVTQQGQMAVIFTGMVVAGYLLVHYLPAGVGFTDALHVAGRMGKLNLVDFNFDWENRYNFWTGMTGGLFLALSYFGTDQSQVQRYLSGQSITQSRLGLLLNGLVKVPMQFGILLVGVLLFVFYLFQPAPLSFNRPVYEQVRLSSAAAPEMARLEKEYALVQQAQQAAATALVAARRAQDVPTQAWAEQRLQTTQAAAAGLRSDWKALVQRTAPTADAKDTDYVFLSFVLRYLPQGVVGLLLAVVLSAALGSASSGLNSLGSTTVIDLYRPFTRRPPALCTDKHLVRVSRGATVGWGLLGIGFALFAARMENLIQAVNILGSLFYGTILGIFAVAFFQKHVHGRAVFWAAVVTQVATLLAFWLTDIAYLWYNVLGCFLVMGLAELGQRASPPGPLSR; translated from the coding sequence ATGAGTTTCCTCGACTGGCTAGTGCTGGGTGGCACGCTGCTGTTTATTGTGGGCTACGGCACCTGGCGCACCCGGCGGGCGGGCAACTCCCTGGATGGCTACCTGCTGGGCGGGCGGCAGGCGCGGTGGTGGGGCGTGGGGCTGAGCATTATGGCCACCCAGGCTTCGGCCGTCACGTTTCTGAGCTTGCCCGGCCAGGCCTACGCCGACGGGATGCGCTTTATCCAGTTCTACTTCGGGCTGCCCCTGGCCATGGTGCTCATTGCGGTGGTGGCCGTGCCTATCTACAGCCGGCTGGGCGTGTATACGGCCTACGAGTTTCTGCAAACCCGCTTCGATAGGCGCACCCGCACGCTGGCGGCAAGTCTGTTTTTGGTGCAGCGGGGCTTCAGCAACGGCCTGAGCTTATACGCCCCGGCGCTGGTGCTGTCGGCCATATTGGGCTGGGATACCACGCTCACGGTCTGCCTGCTGGGCGCGGTCATGATTACCTACACCGTGAGCGGGGGCACCCGCGCCGTCACGGTCACGCAGCAGGGGCAGATGGCGGTTATCTTCACCGGCATGGTGGTGGCGGGCTATCTGCTGGTGCACTACCTGCCAGCCGGTGTGGGCTTCACGGATGCCCTGCACGTGGCCGGCCGCATGGGCAAGCTCAACCTCGTCGATTTTAACTTCGACTGGGAAAACCGCTACAACTTCTGGACCGGCATGACGGGCGGCCTGTTTCTGGCCCTGTCTTACTTCGGCACCGACCAAAGCCAGGTGCAGCGGTATCTGTCGGGGCAGAGCATTACGCAAAGCCGGCTAGGCTTGCTGCTGAACGGGCTGGTGAAGGTGCCCATGCAGTTCGGGATTCTGCTGGTGGGGGTGCTGCTGTTCGTGTTCTACCTGTTTCAGCCGGCGCCGCTGTCCTTCAACCGGCCGGTGTACGAGCAGGTGCGCCTGAGCTCCGCGGCAGCCCCCGAAATGGCGCGGCTGGAAAAGGAATACGCCCTGGTACAGCAGGCCCAGCAGGCAGCCGCTACGGCCCTGGTCGCCGCCCGCCGCGCCCAGGATGTGCCTACCCAGGCCTGGGCCGAGCAGCGCCTGCAAACCACCCAGGCCGCCGCTGCCGGCCTCCGCTCCGACTGGAAAGCTCTGGTCCAGCGCACCGCCCCCACTGCCGACGCGAAAGACACCGACTACGTGTTTCTAAGCTTCGTGCTGCGCTACCTGCCCCAGGGCGTGGTGGGGCTGCTGCTGGCGGTGGTGCTGAGCGCCGCCCTGGGCAGCGCCAGCAGCGGCCTCAACTCCCTCGGCTCCACTACCGTCATCGATTTGTACCGCCCGTTCACGCGCCGCCCCCCGGCCCTCTGCACCGATAAGCACCTGGTGCGCGTGTCGCGCGGGGCCACGGTGGGCTGGGGGCTGCTGGGCATCGGGTTTGCCCTGTTCGCGGCCCGCATGGAAAACCTGATTCAGGCCGTCAACATTCTGGGGTCTTTGTTCTACGGCACTATCCTGGGCATTTTCGCGGTGGCCTTTTTTCAGAAGCACGTGCACGGCCGGGCTGTGTTCTGGGCGGCCGTGGTGACGCAGGTGGCCACGCTGCTGGCCTTCTGGCTAACCGACATTGCCTACCTTTGGTACAACGTGCTGGGCTGCTTTCTGGTGATGGGACTGGCGGAGCTGGGGCAGCGGGCCTCACCCCCCGGCCCCCTCTCCCGTTGA
- a CDS encoding sodium:solute symporter, protein MSPTLVLSLIAGYFVVLIIISILTSRKATSESFFIANRNAPWYMVAFAMIGTSLSGVTFISIPGMVASQSWSYMAVVLGYIVGYLVIGTVLMPLYYRLRLVSIYTYLEQRFGFWSYKTGALFFLISRAVGAAFRLFLVAGVLQLAVFDGLGVPFAVTVTISILLIYLYTFRGGLKTILWTDTFQTMAMLLCVGVSIYLMADELNLGFAGLVKTVKESSMSQIYFSDPRDDKFFWKQFASGAFITIVMTGLDQDMMQKNLSCRSLPDAQKNMFWFTLAIVVVNVFFLSLGVLLYQFAAAKGIQLPMNPDTGKVIGDNVFPLLATHHFSLFAGIVFILGIIAVTYASADSALTALTTSFCVDMLDIQQYDEQRQKRLRHLTHFGFSIVLIIIILIFRAINDQSVITSVFKAAGYTYGPLLGLFSFGIFTRRGLHDKLVLPVCIVAPLLTWFINEHSVAWWDYKFGFEILMLNGLITFLGLLAISRPRQVAELNPAG, encoded by the coding sequence ATGTCCCCTACCCTCGTACTTAGCCTGATTGCGGGCTACTTCGTTGTTCTCATCATTATCTCGATTCTGACCTCACGCAAGGCCACGAGTGAGTCGTTCTTCATTGCCAACCGCAACGCGCCCTGGTACATGGTGGCGTTTGCCATGATTGGCACCTCCCTGTCGGGCGTCACGTTCATATCCATTCCCGGCATGGTGGCCTCCCAAAGCTGGAGCTACATGGCCGTGGTGCTGGGCTACATTGTGGGCTACCTCGTGATTGGCACCGTGCTCATGCCGCTTTACTACCGGCTGCGGCTGGTGAGCATCTACACCTACCTGGAGCAGCGGTTTGGGTTCTGGAGCTACAAAACCGGGGCCTTGTTTTTCCTGATTTCCCGGGCCGTGGGCGCGGCCTTCCGGCTGTTTCTGGTGGCGGGCGTGTTGCAGTTGGCCGTGTTCGACGGGCTGGGCGTGCCGTTTGCCGTCACGGTCACCATCAGCATCTTGCTGATTTACCTCTACACCTTCCGGGGCGGCTTGAAAACCATCCTCTGGACCGACACCTTCCAGACCATGGCCATGCTGCTGTGCGTGGGCGTGAGCATCTACCTGATGGCCGATGAGCTGAACCTGGGCTTTGCCGGGCTGGTGAAAACGGTGAAGGAAAGCTCGATGTCGCAGATTTACTTTTCCGACCCGCGCGACGACAAGTTTTTCTGGAAGCAGTTTGCCTCGGGCGCGTTCATCACCATCGTCATGACGGGCCTCGACCAGGACATGATGCAGAAAAACCTGAGCTGCCGCTCCCTGCCCGACGCCCAGAAAAACATGTTCTGGTTTACGCTGGCCATTGTTGTAGTGAATGTGTTTTTCCTGTCGCTGGGCGTGCTGCTCTACCAGTTTGCCGCCGCCAAGGGCATCCAGCTGCCGATGAACCCGGACACCGGCAAGGTCATCGGCGACAACGTATTTCCGTTGCTGGCTACTCACCACTTTTCCCTGTTCGCGGGCATCGTGTTCATCCTGGGCATCATTGCCGTCACCTATGCCTCCGCCGACTCCGCCCTCACGGCCCTCACCACTTCGTTCTGCGTGGATATGCTCGACATCCAGCAGTACGACGAGCAGCGCCAGAAGCGGCTGCGCCACCTCACGCACTTCGGCTTTTCCATCGTGCTGATCATCATCATCCTGATTTTCCGGGCCATTAACGACCAGAGCGTTATCACCTCCGTGTTTAAGGCGGCGGGCTACACCTACGGGCCGTTGCTTGGGCTGTTTTCCTTCGGCATCTTCACGCGCCGCGGCCTCCACGATAAGCTGGTGCTGCCCGTATGCATAGTAGCCCCGCTCCTGACGTGGTTTATCAACGAGCACTCCGTGGCATGGTGGGACTACAAGTTTGGCTTCGAGATTCTGATGCTCAACGGGCTGATTACCTTCCTGGGGCTGCTGGCTATTTCGCGCCCGCGCCAAGTCGCCGAATTGAACCCCGCCGGGTAG
- a CDS encoding DUF2911 domain-containing protein — translation MYAISRNTLLAGTALAGAFLFSASAVQAQLSTPAASPKSTIQQRVGLTDVTITYSRPSLRGRKAFGGLVPYDKRWRTGANATTSIKFSDDVTVEGKKVPAGEYGIYTIPKKNEWIVVLNKSTKQGADVDAFKDDEDVARFTVKSYMLPSLIAEKITAPKQGKVETFTINFTDLTPATANVAMEWELTGVKFKISSDVETKVMAQIDEKVVKNASPNANDLAAAAAYYYDNDKDLKQALAWMQKANANEPKFWNVHTEAKIRLKMKDYKGAVTAAEQSKKLALDAKNNDYAVMNDQLMVQAKKDGKL, via the coding sequence ATGTACGCTATTTCCCGTAACACTTTGCTGGCCGGCACCGCTTTGGCCGGCGCGTTTCTGTTTTCAGCTTCGGCCGTGCAGGCTCAGCTGAGCACGCCCGCCGCTTCGCCCAAGAGCACCATCCAGCAGCGCGTGGGCCTCACCGACGTTACCATTACCTATTCCCGCCCCAGCCTGCGCGGACGCAAGGCATTTGGCGGGCTGGTGCCTTACGACAAGCGCTGGCGCACCGGGGCTAACGCCACCACCAGCATCAAGTTCTCGGACGACGTGACGGTGGAAGGCAAGAAAGTACCGGCCGGCGAGTACGGCATCTACACCATCCCCAAGAAAAACGAGTGGATTGTGGTACTTAACAAAAGCACCAAGCAGGGCGCCGATGTGGATGCCTTCAAGGACGATGAGGACGTGGCTCGCTTCACGGTGAAGTCGTACATGCTGCCTAGCCTGATTGCCGAGAAAATCACGGCTCCCAAGCAAGGCAAAGTCGAAACCTTCACCATCAACTTCACCGACCTTACCCCCGCTACCGCCAACGTAGCCATGGAGTGGGAGCTGACGGGTGTTAAGTTCAAAATCTCCTCGGATGTAGAAACCAAGGTGATGGCGCAGATTGACGAGAAGGTGGTCAAGAATGCCTCACCCAACGCCAACGACCTGGCGGCTGCCGCGGCCTACTACTACGACAACGACAAGGACCTGAAGCAGGCTCTGGCCTGGATGCAGAAAGCCAACGCCAACGAACCTAAGTTCTGGAACGTGCATACGGAGGCAAAAATCCGCCTGAAAATGAAAGACTATAAAGGCGCCGTAACGGCCGCCGAGCAGTCGAAAAAGCTGGCCCTCGACGCCAAAAACAACGACTACGCCGTGATGAACGACCAGCTCATGGTACAAGCCAAGAAAGACGGTAAGCTGTAA
- a CDS encoding PIG-L family deacetylase — protein MRFPHFRRAALATFLLLTYSCLIGAAHAQAPKTWSSSEILLGLKKLNVLGSALYLAAHPDDENTRLIAYLANGRLVETGYLSCTRGDGGQNLIGPELREQLGVIRTQELLAARRIDGGRQFFTRANDFGFSKTPEETFTIWDKEQVLADMVWVIRQRRPDVLITRFPPDARAGHGHHTASALLAIEAFSAAADPKRFPEQLKFVQPWQARRLVWNTGSFFVKPGENMDGYLKLDAGGYNPLLGQSYGEIAARSRSQHKSQGFGSAATRGEALEYFQLLKGEPAKTDLFEGVDMTWNRVPGGAVVGKLIDEVIRKYDPSNPSASVAGLLKVREQIIQIRPKKKRTDELAKAERNGPITPGLLEILGQKEADVEQLITVCAGLYFEATAAEETAVPGQKLKVTVELVNRSTLPLVIEEMWSSRVEIKNSNSTMSNQYAIDLIKNPTPTTPNKYIIDLPLSPNSNPSVLHWLKEHSTAGMYAVSDRELRTEAQTPPVAYIHFKGKIGGVDFVRYDTPVQYKSTDPVEGEKYRPLTVVPPVAVNIGGRAYVFADTQPKTVPVTLRAGKAGVKGSVALTLPAGWKAEPASISFDLAAKDADQTVYFQVQPGAGAAEGKAELRAVATVDGQPYTRGIQTIQYNHIPTQTLFPEAVAPLVKLNLKRKGQEIGYLMGAGDEVPDALRQVGYTVTLLKPEDVTEDRLRRFDAVVLGVRAYNTVDRLRSLQPTLLRYVEQGGNLVVQYVVSRGTVLPEIGPYPLTLSNDRVTVENAPVTLLNPKQPLLNAPNQITAQDFEGWVQEQGLYYPSKWDPKYQTVISSHDPGEPAKESAILVADYGKGHYIYTGLSFFRELPAGVPGAYRLLTNMVSLGKK, from the coding sequence ATGCGCTTTCCTCACTTCCGCCGCGCCGCTCTGGCGACGTTCTTACTTCTTACTTATTCCTGCTTAATTGGCGCAGCCCACGCCCAGGCGCCCAAAACCTGGTCGTCCAGTGAGATACTGCTGGGGCTGAAGAAGCTGAACGTGCTGGGCTCGGCCCTGTACCTGGCCGCCCACCCCGACGACGAAAACACCCGCCTGATTGCCTACCTCGCCAACGGCCGCCTGGTGGAAACCGGCTACCTGAGCTGCACCCGCGGCGACGGGGGCCAGAACCTCATCGGCCCGGAGCTGCGCGAGCAGCTGGGCGTCATCCGCACCCAGGAGCTGCTGGCGGCCCGCCGCATTGATGGGGGCCGGCAGTTTTTCACCCGCGCCAACGACTTCGGCTTCTCCAAAACCCCGGAGGAAACCTTTACCATCTGGGATAAGGAGCAGGTTTTGGCCGACATGGTGTGGGTCATCCGCCAGCGCCGCCCCGACGTGCTGATTACCCGCTTTCCGCCCGACGCCCGCGCCGGGCACGGCCACCACACCGCCTCGGCGCTGCTGGCTATTGAGGCGTTTTCGGCCGCCGCCGACCCCAAGCGCTTCCCCGAGCAGCTGAAGTTTGTGCAGCCCTGGCAGGCCAGGCGCCTGGTCTGGAACACGGGTTCCTTTTTCGTGAAGCCCGGCGAGAACATGGATGGCTACCTCAAGCTCGATGCGGGCGGTTACAACCCGCTGCTGGGCCAGAGCTACGGCGAAATTGCGGCCCGCAGCCGCTCCCAGCACAAAAGCCAGGGCTTTGGCTCGGCTGCCACGCGGGGCGAGGCACTGGAGTATTTCCAGCTGCTGAAAGGGGAGCCCGCCAAAACCGACCTGTTCGAGGGCGTGGACATGACCTGGAACCGGGTGCCCGGCGGCGCAGTTGTGGGTAAGCTGATTGATGAAGTGATTCGCAAGTACGACCCTAGCAACCCGAGTGCGAGTGTGGCGGGGCTGCTGAAGGTGCGGGAGCAAATTATTCAAATACGTCCTAAAAAGAAACGCACTGATGAATTGGCTAAAGCAGAGCGCAATGGACCAATTACGCCAGGGTTGCTTGAAATATTAGGCCAGAAGGAGGCGGACGTAGAACAACTGATAACTGTATGTGCTGGGCTGTATTTTGAGGCGACAGCAGCCGAAGAAACTGCAGTTCCGGGGCAGAAATTAAAAGTGACTGTTGAACTGGTAAACCGCTCAACATTGCCCTTGGTTATTGAAGAAATGTGGTCATCAAGAGTTGAGATTAAGAATTCAAATTCGACTATGTCAAATCAATATGCAATTGACTTAATTAAAAATCCAACTCCGACTACACCAAATAAATATATAATTGATTTGCCATTGTCGCCGAATTCAAATCCTTCAGTATTACATTGGTTGAAAGAACATTCAACTGCCGGAATGTATGCAGTAAGTGACCGAGAGCTACGCACTGAAGCGCAGACGCCACCAGTAGCTTATATACACTTCAAGGGTAAAATAGGTGGAGTAGATTTTGTGCGTTATGATACCCCCGTCCAATACAAAAGCACCGACCCAGTAGAAGGGGAGAAGTACCGCCCGCTGACGGTGGTGCCGCCGGTGGCCGTGAACATCGGCGGGCGGGCCTACGTGTTTGCCGATACCCAGCCCAAAACGGTGCCCGTGACCTTGCGCGCCGGCAAAGCGGGCGTGAAGGGCAGCGTAGCCCTCACCCTGCCCGCCGGCTGGAAGGCCGAGCCCGCCAGCATCTCCTTCGACCTGGCCGCCAAAGACGCCGACCAGACGGTGTACTTCCAGGTGCAGCCCGGCGCGGGCGCGGCCGAGGGCAAAGCCGAGTTGCGGGCCGTGGCTACCGTGGATGGCCAGCCGTACACCCGCGGCATCCAGACCATTCAGTACAACCACATTCCCACCCAAACGCTGTTTCCCGAGGCCGTGGCTCCGCTCGTGAAGCTCAACCTCAAGCGCAAGGGCCAGGAAATCGGCTACCTCATGGGCGCCGGCGACGAGGTGCCCGACGCCCTGCGCCAGGTGGGCTACACCGTCACCCTGCTCAAGCCCGAGGACGTGACGGAGGACCGCCTGCGCCGCTTCGATGCCGTGGTGCTGGGCGTGCGCGCCTACAACACCGTGGACCGCCTTCGCTCTTTGCAGCCCACGCTGCTGCGCTACGTGGAGCAGGGCGGCAACCTGGTGGTGCAGTACGTGGTGAGCCGCGGCACGGTGCTGCCCGAAATCGGCCCGTACCCGCTCACGCTCTCCAACGACCGGGTGACGGTGGAAAACGCGCCCGTGACGCTGCTGAACCCCAAGCAGCCGTTGCTGAACGCGCCCAACCAGATTACGGCTCAAGACTTTGAAGGCTGGGTGCAGGAGCAGGGCCTCTACTACCCCAGCAAGTGGGACCCCAAATACCAGACCGTCATCAGCAGCCACGACCCCGGCGAGCCGGCCAAGGAAAGCGCCATCCTCGTCGCCGATTACGGCAAGGGCCACTACATCTACACCGGCCTGAGCTTTTTCCGGGAGCTGCCCGCCGGCGTGCCCGGCGCGTACCGCCTTCTCACAAATATGGTGTCGTTAGGGAAGAAGTAG